From the genome of Glycine max cultivar Williams 82 chromosome 2, Glycine_max_v4.0, whole genome shotgun sequence, one region includes:
- the LOC121174260 gene encoding 40S ribosomal protein S6-like: MDGFRKFTKSDRDTYRGLWSSDKKHGQLRKLCIEEVIVMGNLFCSEYQIHKRFDLKGSSHGQTTDKTKEIDETTTLKDLDLNFVFRLQNNWFQDFIKYVFNIANPTTGCQKKLEIDDDLKLRAFWNKRISQEVVGDALGEEFKGYVFIITGGCDKQGFPIKQGVLTPGRVRLLLHRGTPCFRGYGRRNGERRRKSVRGCIVSPDLSVLNLVIVKKGESDLPGLTDVEKPRMRGPKRASKIRKLFNLSKDDVRKYVNTYRRTFTTKNGKKQRRFPNKEYLLLD; the protein is encoded by the exons ATGGATGGCTTCAGAAAGTTCACCAAATCTGACCGCGACACATACCGCGGGTTGTGGAGCTCCGACAAAAAGCACGG ACAATTGAGGAAGCTTTGTATTGAGGAAGTTATTGTGATGGGCAATCTTTTCTGCTCAGAATATCAAATCCATAAACGATTTGACTTGAAGGGATCTTCACATGGCCAGACAACAGATAAGACCAAGGAGATTGATGAAACTACCACCCTCAAGGACCTGGATCTCAACTTTGTGTTTCGTCTACAAAATAATTGGTTCCAGGATTTCATCAAGTATGTT TTCAACATTGCGAATCCCACCACTGGTTGTCAGAAGAAGCTGGAGATCGATGATGACCTGAAGCT acGAGCATTTTGGAACAAGAGGATCTCACAAGAGGTTGTTGGTGATGCTCTGGGTGAG GAATTCAAAGGCTATGTCTTCATAATTACTGGAGGTTGTGACAAGCAAGGATTTCCAATTAAGCAAGGAGTGTTGACCCCTGGTCGTGTTCGCCTCTTGCTGCATAGAG GAACTCCTTGTTTCCGTGGTTATGGAAGGCGTAATGGAGAGCGTAGGAGGAAGTCTGTTCGTGGGTGCATTGTCAGCCCTGATCTCTCTGTTCTCAACTTGGTAATTGTGAAGAAGGGTGAAAGTGATTTACCTGGCTTGACAGATGTTGAAAAGCCAAGGATGAGGGGTCCAAAGAGAGCTTCCAAGATTCGCAAGCTCTTCAATCTGTCTAAGGATGATGTGAGGAAGTATGTCAACACATATAGGAGAACATTTACAACTAAAAATGGTAAG AAGCAGCGCAGATTCCCTAACAAAGAATACCTGTTGTTGGATTAG